Below is a genomic region from Salmo trutta chromosome 19, fSalTru1.1, whole genome shotgun sequence.
GGTGCCCTTGATAAAAATTATATTATTCTAATATATTTGCTcagacaaataaataaatatacacacacacaccactacagatgtaggatcttaatttgatcactattttattgctgagaattttcgtgcacagcaggaaatgcaaacgtgtagtggattcaaggtttaaaaaggcttctaaagtttgtaatttccactttaaaatggcAGACTTGAtatgccctaatgaaaaatgtatcaaccccaacAACATTTTTTCATtagttataatccacataataattcacatttcctgttgatgcaggattattttcctgctgtagcaaactggtttATATTTAAAATCCTACATCTATACCACTATTAGGGCAACGATTAAGTTTAAAACTTTCCTGCTATTGGACGCAAGTGTCTCTTGTCCCCACGTACAGTAAGGAAGATGGTTTGGGAGGCAAAGGGCCAAAGTTGGAGAATTACAGAATTTTTGACCAAGTGACCAAGTTTACGCCACCTCCATGCTCTCTGGAAGGGTTGGTTGCCAGAAAAAATACTTTATTGAGAGCGAACAACAAATGTAAacacctggagtttgctaaaatgcattggcacttggattggaactggtGTTGTGGTCAAATAACATGAAAagagagctctttggccacgcacaccagtggtgggtttggcatcgAAAGAAAGATCCATATGCAGATTTATTTTAGAATTTTATTTTTTGCTTGTTGAACaaaatctttctctgagcaattgtattagtataatagaataaaaaaaaatgtgcatacaatatagctcagtatttgtattatttctattataaagtatttttttccTCTTCtttaccaagggtgccaataattttggacctgactaACTGTCCATTTTCATTCCATTACTGTATGTCAATAATTAATGTCACTATCTGCATTctcttttttctattttgttcCCAGGTGTATTTACAATGGAAAGAGCCAGTATTTCACCAGGTGAGAGAGTACATTTGCACTCTTCAGTGAGCATGCTCTTTGTTTGGTATTAGATTTCACTGTTTCATTAGTAAATATTGCCCCTGGCTAAAAGTGGAAACAGCCAGACATGAGGTCCTGTTAGATTGCTATTGTGGCATGTCACTTCAGATGTCTCTGTGCAGTTTTATTCAGCAATACAATATATTTCAGCGTTGTCACTTGTCGTACAACATGTCATACACCACCTTTTTGACTATCGCTTAGTCTAATCTTACATGCCCAGGTTACACTTATATAAACTCCTCTCTAGCATACCACCACAATAGCCAGTGTTGCTGTGGATATTGAGAGTCTAGAGAAGTGTCTGTGTTGCTCGACAACAACAGAAACAAAGTGACAAAGCAGCCTTTGTTTACACTTCAAAGCCCTCTCTGCTTAGCCTACTAAACCCCACTGCTCCATGGTGGCTGTCAACATCGTCGTaggaactggaccaaggcgcagcgtacgtagcgttccacatctttattataaagtgaaacttcagcaaatacaaaaaacaataaaggaacaaacgaaacgtgacgttctggagtgctcacagtcaactacacacaaacaaaacaagatcccacaaaacacagtggggaaatggctgcctaaatatgacccccaatcagagacaacgctaaacagctgcctctgattgggaaccataccaggccaacaaagaaatacacacactagattacccaccctagtcacaccccgacccaaccaaaatagagaataaaaaggctctctatggtcagggcatgacagtggCACACGTTTAGTCATAAACATGCCCTCAACAGTCTGTTTTGGAGAACGTTATATTGTCAGCATATTGTTTCAACTAATTAGTGTTTCACACCAAGCTGATGCATGTAGTTTGATTTGCTACTCATTTAGATACAATACACCAACTGTGACCATTCATTTATACGTCTCATCAACCATCACAAAAGAGCAGTGTTTATTTGAGCATGGATTTAGCACAACCTCATGTTTGAACCTTGTACATGCTGTACTGTAGTGTTATCCTTTTTTAGGGGTTGAGCAGTCTGGTTGAAAACGTGTGCATTATACACCTCATACTTCATTTCACCTTTGTTCTGGTGAAAACACCAGAATTAGGGCTACTGTAAAATATGACACAGATCTGAATTTGGTTGCTTTTCAACACTAAAGATTCTTCTTTTTGTGTCCTTAGGTCATGTATGGTGCACTTGTAGCCTGCTTGGTGATGCGTTCTATCTTCATAGTTACATGGTATGTGGCAATGTGGTAGCATCGTGGCTCAGTAGTTTGGGAAACTAACTGATAACTAAGAGGTCAGCAGTACATTTGTTATCCTTACAAAGTTTGAATTGTATAATAGCCACTCACCATTGGATACTGCTATTATGCAGATATTTGTGGTTCTGGATTACAATGTTTTCAGAAACCACAGTACGAAGTagggcagaggaggctggtgggaggagctgtaggaggacaagctcattgtaatggctggaatagaatagatagaacggagtcaaacgtggtttccatatgtttgatgcatttgataccgttccattgattccattccacccATCACAATGAACCTGTCCTCCCatagctcatcccaccagcctcctctgaagtAGGGCTATGTTATAACATTGTTTATACATCTCATCTGACTTTGTCTTTTACCTGCAGGGTGTACCCCTGGCTCAAACCTATGTGTTACTTCTCCCTGAGTGTCTTCCTGCTGGGGTTCCTGTTGTGGAACATTGATAATCTGGCATGTGACTCACTCAGGTAAATATACAAACAATTTGCACACGCTGACATCAGAATATGGACATCCATTTCcctagatgtaggatcttaatttgatcatcctgttgaaggagaactttcctgcaatgcaaaaATGTTTTTAACCTGGcctgtatttgaggtttaaaaagacctctgaagtttctaaattCCACTTTAAAATTTCAGACTTGAATATcctttaactttttttttaatcaatctCTACAAAAATGTCCGAtatttataatccacataataatgactatttcctgttgctgcaggattatttacCTGTTGTAGCAAACTGTCTAAAATGAAGATTCTCCATTTGTAGACAGAATGAAATGTAAAACTCTCCACCCCACACTCCCCTTTAGATCCACCAGACAGAGACTGCCCCCTGTTGTTGGGGCGGTGACACAGTTCCATGCCTGGTGGCACATCCTCACAGGCCTGGGCTCCTACCTACACATACTCTTCAGGTAAACTATCCACTGAACCGTCTATATTCTATAGGTCTTATAAAGCTTTTACTGTGTTTGTTTGCTCATTGTATTTGTATTTCCCACTAAAATTGATTTATTCAGCTTGAAGAACATAATTAGATTAAGAACAGACTGGTGTCTTGAGTAGGGATATGGTCAGATGATTTCTACAAGAATGTGTTACTGAAAAATGTAATATGTTCTGTTGTCATGTAGCCTGCAGATACGGTCAATCTACCTCAAACACAGAGCAAAAGTAAAGGTCAGTGTGCTCTCATCCTCCCAGTTCTTCAACACATCCCAGTTCTATGCTTGTGTATACAGATGTAGGCTCTACAAGTTTTacttgcaacagggtgatcaaattaagacccCACACCTAGAGAGCGTGAGGTTTTGAGCAGAAGATGACTCTGCTATCTCCCCTCTTCAGTGTGTTGTTGTTAAGTTGTCCTGTACAGTCCAACAATATTTATACTGAACATTCCTCTTGAAGAAGTAGATTATTTATGTTGGGAATAGAAAAGATAATTGAGTATGTGGAGTGTGACATTCAGAATCAGGCATAACTGAAGTTCTATGGTATGGACTGAGGGTTACGATAAGGACATtttttgggatgcaatttctatACAATAGCTACCTTCATATACATAACGGCTGCATCCGGGGGTGTATGTATGCCTGCCCACTGTtgggcagtaggtttgggagagCCTTCCTCCATCCTTCTCTAATACTCATCATACCTGAAGATCATTCAGAATCAGAACTGCCTTCAGGTTATGATACACAAGATACACAAGAGGTttttcaaattaagatcctacatctgtatggcaCCACAATATCAACAATAACCTAACACTTGTCCACAATGTGTTGAATCAGTTTATATGTGGAGTGTGGCCCATGTTGCACATGGAGGCTCAGAAGACAAGCTGAGTGGCTGGGGACCATGAAGGAGGGGGACTACCATACAACAGGGACCTGACCTGCCAGTCTGCCAACTCCCCTTCTGCTGTCTATgggacacatactgtacacccgACTACCAGAGGTCTGGCAGGTCACCCCCCAACCTACCACTCCAGGGACCCTTTTGTTTTGCACTGTGTGGATTTGCCAAGTACAGCATAGCATTGAGAGTTGATATGGAATGATTTTTCTCTTTCATTGATCACAATCGGATTTTCATGGTGATGttgtagtgtttttgtttttaagtTCTCAAACATTTTGAATGCAttaatgtacatacagtatagtatGTCGATGCAGATATGATATGTAACTGCCCTGCCCGAACATTGGTTATGTTTAGACCCGGGAACTGTTTATACTACCCTATTTTTTTCAATATaaattagcagacgctcttatccagagagacttaagCCTTCCGCATGCTTTGGTTCGGCTGATGCTTAGCCGAACAAGTGTTCatatactcccttaaaagaccttcgcttgggcctcccgagtggttgtgccactagagatcctgttTCGAGTCCATGCTCTGTCGCtgctggccgcgaccgggagacccatggggcggtgcacaattggcccagcgttgtccctgttaggggagggtttggccggccgggatgtccttgtcccatcacgctctagcgacttctGTGGTTGTCCGGgaacatgcacgctgacacggttgccaggtgcacagtgttttctctgacacattggtgcggctggcttccgggttaagcaggcattgtgtcaagaagcagagcgccttggctgggtcgtgtttcggaggacacacggcattcgaccttcacctctcccgagtctgtattggagttgcagtgatgggacaagactgtaactatcaattggggagaaaaaggggggggaaaaaataaagatctttaaaaaaataaatgcccTTCGCTTCAAAAGCTTGAAAAAAGCAGCAATACTACTGTTTGTCCATATTGAAACgccatagccagtatacactttctCAAAAAAGTCCAAAATTAATGATAACTCAAGAAATGTTTcattcattttgacattttttctGAGGAGATCTTAGTTGCTCAGCTTTATATCTAAGCTGTTTGGTGAAATAATTAGCATGAAAACAATTCATCTCTAGTTGAATGACAGCAAACATGAAGCATTAACAATGACagcattgaagaatccctactgttgaccaatcaccgacgaaggacCGTAAATTGGTAACCAAACTTTTGGCTACCGAAAAATGTTTGTGTGCACGAACAGCCCAAAAAAACCTTGCTAAAcaccaaaacaaagaaaaaagtCATAAAACTGTTTTGGATGGGAAGCATGCAGGCACCTTTAcatttagtgcattcatcttgaGATACCTAGGTCAGACaactacatatcacagtcatagtaagtacattttaagtacatttttcctgCTAGTAGGAAAACACAAGTGCATAAGCATGAATTAAATGTCTTATTTAAGATACTTTTTGAAGAGGTAGTGTTTCAGACATTTTTGGAAAAttggcagggactctgctgtcctgacgttagggggaagcttgttccatcattggggtgccaggacagagaacagtttttgactgggctgagtgggagctgaCGCCCCATAGGGGTGGGAGGCCCAAGACACCAGCGTTGGCAGAGGTTCCCTTCTCTAAGGGAATCTGGTCTAGATGATACAGTGTGCTGGTTACAGACAGGACTGAAACAGAGACAGCAGGGAAAGGTATAATAAATCAATTATATTGACTACAGTATATATGTCCTCTGTAACGTCTTGGTAACACAGGAACACTCTGACttcaattacatttattttatgtaTGCCAAGACTGCAACTGCATTATACTTGCAAAATGTAAAGTTGTTTTGATATTTTTACAtgtccatgtgttttttttatgatTTACTTGATTAATATTAACAAATCGAAGGGAGATTATACAATTTATCTAAGGATtgttccatttaaaaaaaattgttacaTTATCATAGTGGGAATTTCAAGGATACAGGGTAATTATTTTCATGTGTATGTCTTTTAATTTGCCAACGCAAAAGATCATGAAGAAAGTTTACCTGAAATAAAGATATCTGCACAAGCTTTGGTGTTGCTGCCAAAAGGAGGAATGAGAAAATAGTGTTTTGACTGACCGCTGAACTATTCTGACCACTGTTCTACAGACTAGATCATCTGGACATGTTTTCAGATGGATTCGCCAATTAATATCCATTATTTAACTATCTAGCAATGAATTCAGGTATCTGCATGTCTGCAATTAAATGATTATCATTGTCCTGtattaccacacacacatatttgcTTCAAGGATGAGACCTCTGAACCTGTTTGTATCTACTGTACCAGTCTGTTCATGCATTGCAGTTCTAGTGATGGATTCCAACACGCTCTCATTCCttatggccactagatggcatgaATTGCCATATTTCAGTTTTAGGTTATATGTACATTTACCAAAGGATCCTGTTCTGTGAAACCCTCCCCTCAGGTCACAAAGTTAAACAATTGGATAAATGCTGTAATTTACAATGCAGTATTCTGGGGATTTTCTATGTGAAATTTCATGTGAATTTGATCTTAAATGTAatgtacttacagtaccagtcaaatgtttagacactcattcaagggttttttctttattttactattttctacattgtacaatcatagtgaagacatcaaaactatgaaataaaacagaatcatgtactgtagtaaccaaaaaagtgttaaacaaaaatgtatgagattcttcaacgtagccacccatgccttgatgacagctttgcacactctcaagcttcatgaggaatgcttttccaacagtcttga
It encodes:
- the LOC115154373 gene encoding alkaline ceramidase 3-like, translating into MAPSADRLGYWGRPTSTLDWCEDNYVVSFYIAEFWNTVSNLIMILPPIYGAIQTYKDGLEFRYVYSFLGLAAVGIGSWCFHMTLQYEMQLLDELPMIYSTCVFVYCLYECFKQENTLSLFPITLLLFFSVSVSVVYLQWKEPVFHQVMYGALVACLVMRSIFIVTWVYPWLKPMCYFSLSVFLLGFLLWNIDNLACDSLRSTRQRLPPVVGAVTQFHAWWHILTGLGSYLHILFSLQIRSIYLKHRAKVKFICGVWPMLHMEAQKTS